AGCAGGCGCTTCTTCAGCTGGGGCGACCACGTCTTTCAGGTCTTCCAGCGTGCGTGCTTCTTCAGACATTACGCACTCCTCACATTCTTAGAATTCATGGCGCCAACATCGAGCTTCTCTGGCTTCTGCGCTTCATGCGGGTGATCCGTACCAGCATAGATGTGCAGGTTAGACATCTGCTTGCGAGAGAGAGGTCCACCAGGCAGCATCCGCTGCACAGCAAGCTCAACCACACGGGTTGGGAATTTGCCGCTCAGGATCTTCTCCGGAGTGGTTTCCTTGATCCCGCCAGGGTGACCGGTGTGACGGAAGTATTTCTTGTCCGTCAGTTTCTTGCCGGTCATAGCGATCTTCTCGGCATTCACGACGATGACATTGTCACCGCAGTCCATGTGAGGCGTGAAAGTCGGCAGATGCTTGCCACGAAGGCGCATCGCGATGATTGACGCCAGACGACCAACAACGAGGCCCTCCGCATCGATCACGATCCATTTCTTCTCAATGTCTGCGGCTTTTGCAGAATAGGTTTTCATGTGATCTCAATCTCGACCCCTTTTGGGAGGTCTTGACCCTTTAAATACGAGAAGGCACCCATCATGGGTGCCTGTTGGCGCGAGTTTTAGGGGAGCTCAATGCCCAAGTCAAACGGTTAAGTGGCGAAAAAGTGGAATAAATACAGCCGCTTAAAATGACGGTATCTATATACCTCAAATTTTCATCGATCTGGAGGAATGGAATAAGTAGAGGTCACATGAGCCACCGGGTCCTCCTCCTCACCCTCATTGAAGAGTGTCACCTCCCCCACAGCGAGCCTTTTGCCCAGTTTCAATAGCCTGCCCACTGCCAATAGGTCCTGAAGCCCCGGTTTCCGCAAGAAATTGATGTTGAGGTTGGTCGTTACCGCGAGTGCGACAGGCCCAATATGAGCCAGAATGACCGCATACATGGCGTGATCAGCCAGCGCCATCATGGTGGGCCCCGAAACCGTCCCCCCAGGGCGCAAGTTGACCTCAGACACCTTCCGGCGGATCAGAACCCGTCCTGGGGCGATCTCTTCCACCAAGGTCTCGTCCCCGGAAGCCCCCAAAGCCTGCGGAAATGCGTGAACAAAAAATTCCCGCAACTCCGCCACACTCATCACAGGTTCCAGACCGCTAGCCATTTTCTGCTCCTATGTTTTGGTCCGGACATTAAGGGCTGAACGAACCAGCCGCAAATGACTGTCGACGATTGAAGACGTTTCAGCCAAGCATCGTTTTAGTCGTTTGTCAGAACGCTCCCAGGAATGCGATGACGCCGCAAATTGAAGCCTGACGGAATCCCTTCTGCGCGATAACATTAGGAAAACCCAGGAGGGACGCATGTCGGAAATTGCAGTAGTAGCGAAAGAGGAAGTCCTCCTGCGGGACGATTGCGAAGGCGTCACGACGCTGACACTCAACCGTCCAAAGCAGCGCAATTCACTGTCGGAAGCTCTGATGGCCGCACTGACCTCGGAAATGACCGCTAATGCGGAGGACCCGTCTGTTCGCGTCGTTGTCCTTGCCGCCAATGGCCCTGTCTTCAGTGCAGGACATGACCTGAAAGAGTTGACAGCCGCCAGACAGAAGGAGGACCGTGGACGCAGCTACTACCAGGACATCATGAAGCGCTGCTCCACCATGATGCTCTCCATCCTGCAGAACCCCAAACCGGTTATTGCAAAAGTTCAGGGAACGGCGACCGCTGCCGGGTGCCAACTGGTCGCCACCTGTGACCTGGCATTTGCCGCCGACGACGCACATTTTGCAACGCCGGGCGTGAACATCGGCCTCTTCTGCTCAACCCCCATGGTCGCCCTCTCCCGCAATGTGAGCCGCAAGCACGCGATGGAAATGCTTCTAAGCGGTGACATGGTGGATGCAGCCCACGCGGCTGAGATCGGATTGATCAATCGCGCCATATCATCAGAGACTCTGGACGCCGAAGTATCTGAGCTCGCAAGCAAGATCGCCTCCAAATCATCCATGACTGTGTCGATTGGCAAACGCGCCTTCTATGACCAGTTAGAACTCGGCATCACGGATGCATATGCCTACACAAGCGAAGTCATGGTGAAAAACATGCTGACCCACGATGCCGAAGAAGGGGTCAACGCCTTCATCGAAAAACGCGACCCAACCTGGGAAGACCGGTAACACACCCATGACCGCTTTGGACTACAGCCCGTCACACCTCACACAAATTCTTCGCGAAACAAAAACAATTGCGCTGGTCGGCGCAAGCGATAAGGAACACAGAGCCAGCTATAACGTCATGAAATATATGCTAGCCAAAGGCTACAACGTCATCCCAGTCAGCCCACGCCTTGCAGGAAAGGAACTACTGGGACAACAAGCCGTCGCTTCTCTTGCCGAAATTCCACACCCGGTCGACATGGTAGATATTTTCAGGAACTCAGAAGATGCAGGTGGTGTGACCGACGAAGCCATTTCAATAGGAGCAAAAACCGTTTGGATGCAGCTGGAAATCATAAACGAAGCTGCCGCACGGCGAGCAGAAGCAGCCGGATTGACCGTGATCATGGACCGCTGCCCAAAGATTGAATATGAGCGCCTCTCTATAGAGGACAAATGAGCGAACCGACGACCTTCACCAAGACCTTCTAAAATCAGTGCGCCCAATGTGCTTATAAATAGGGCGCCCCCACACAAACAAACAGGGATACAAAATGAGCGACTACGGTTTTGACACATTGGCCATTCATGCAGGGGCGGCGCCAGACCCAACAACGGGCGCACGCACGACGCCAATCTATCAGACGACATCCTTTGTCTTTGATGACACAGACCATGCTGCCAGCCTTTTTGATCTGCAGGCCTTCGGCAACATCTA
The DNA window shown above is from Parvibaculaceae bacterium PLY_AMNH_Bact1 and carries:
- the rplM gene encoding 50S ribosomal protein L13 (Derived by automated computational analysis using gene prediction method: Protein Homology. GO_component: GO:0000315 - organellar large ribosomal subunit [Evidence IEA]; GO_component: GO:0022625 - cytosolic large ribosomal subunit [Evidence IEA]; GO_function: GO:0003735 - structural constituent of ribosome [Evidence IEA]; GO_process: GO:0006412 - translation [Evidence IEA]) produces the protein MKTYSAKAADIEKKWIVIDAEGLVVGRLASIIAMRLRGKHLPTFTPHMDCGDNVIVVNAEKIAMTGKKLTDKKYFRHTGHPGGIKETTPEKILSGKFPTRVVELAVQRMLPGGPLSRKQMSNLHIYAGTDHPHEAQKPEKLDVGAMNSKNVRSA
- a CDS encoding enoyl-CoA hydratase (Derived by automated computational analysis using gene prediction method: Protein Homology. GO_function: GO:0003824 - catalytic activity [Evidence IEA]), giving the protein MSEIAVVAKEEVLLRDDCEGVTTLTLNRPKQRNSLSEALMAALTSEMTANAEDPSVRVVVLAANGPVFSAGHDLKELTAARQKEDRGRSYYQDIMKRCSTMMLSILQNPKPVIAKVQGTATAAGCQLVATCDLAFAADDAHFATPGVNIGLFCSTPMVALSRNVSRKHAMEMLLSGDMVDAAHAAEIGLINRAISSETLDAEVSELASKIASKSSMTVSIGKRAFYDQLELGITDAYAYTSEVMVKNMLTHDAEEGVNAFIEKRDPTWEDR
- a CDS encoding PaaI family thioesterase (Derived by automated computational analysis using gene prediction method: Protein Homology.) yields the protein MASGLEPVMSVAELREFFVHAFPQALGASGDETLVEEIAPGRVLIRRKVSEVNLRPGGTVSGPTMMALADHAMYAVILAHIGPVALAVTTNLNINFLRKPGLQDLLAVGRLLKLGKRLAVGEVTLFNEGEEEDPVAHVTSTYSIPPDR
- a CDS encoding CoA-binding protein (Derived by automated computational analysis using gene prediction method: Protein Homology.), with the translated sequence MTALDYSPSHLTQILRETKTIALVGASDKEHRASYNVMKYMLAKGYNVIPVSPRLAGKELLGQQAVASLAEIPHPVDMVDIFRNSEDAGGVTDEAISIGAKTVWMQLEIINEAAARRAEAAGLTVIMDRCPKIEYERLSIEDK